In one Campylobacter insulaenigrae NCTC 12927 genomic region, the following are encoded:
- a CDS encoding MATE family efflux transporter, protein MRNFYTNSNPTTLFIKCALPNMASMAFIYLYVIIDGIFVGKYLGSDALAAMNLMIPFIMISFALADMIAIGSSVQIAINLGKAKVQKAKQIFSFCIILIFIISCIMGILEFFLAQPLSIAMGADQNIQLLSTQYMQIFALFSPIIIISFAIDNYLRVCGKTLYSMVINILIALINIFLDWLFIIVFQWGVFSAALATCIGMSIGSILAFIPFVFQNLTLKFSKPLVSFNTLKNIIYNGSSEFFSNISSSIYTILANILLLNISGNIAVAAFSVITYLSTFSYMIVIGMCDAMQPAISYNYGCKNISRIKQIFKRMFWGSCIFSFLIFLCVFFYHEDIVSFFNKEENELFLTIGSNALYLFCFSLLINWFGDVGISIFTALDKPLLSLFVSIMQNLILPYLFLKILTHFFNLNGVWITPFVADCVILIIVSLMLKKVFRHLNS, encoded by the coding sequence ATACGTAATTTTTACACCAACTCAAACCCTACTACACTTTTTATAAAATGTGCTTTACCTAATATGGCTAGCATGGCCTTCATTTATCTTTATGTAATTATTGATGGAATTTTTGTTGGAAAATACTTAGGCTCTGATGCACTTGCCGCAATGAATTTAATGATACCTTTTATTATGATAAGTTTTGCTTTAGCTGACATGATAGCCATTGGCTCATCAGTTCAAATTGCCATTAATCTTGGAAAGGCAAAGGTACAAAAAGCAAAACAAATTTTTTCTTTTTGTATTATTCTTATTTTTATAATTTCGTGCATTATGGGAATTTTAGAATTTTTTCTAGCACAACCATTAAGCATAGCAATGGGTGCAGATCAAAATATACAATTGCTTTCAACCCAATATATGCAAATATTTGCTTTATTTTCTCCAATAATCATCATAAGCTTTGCAATAGATAATTACTTAAGAGTTTGTGGCAAGACACTTTATAGTATGGTAATAAATATCTTAATAGCTCTTATAAATATATTTTTAGATTGGCTTTTTATTATAGTATTTCAATGGGGTGTTTTTTCAGCTGCTCTTGCCACTTGTATAGGTATGTCTATAGGAAGTATTTTAGCTTTTATTCCTTTTGTTTTTCAAAATTTAACACTAAAATTTAGCAAACCTTTAGTGAGCTTTAATACATTAAAAAATATTATTTATAATGGGTCTTCAGAATTTTTTTCCAATATTTCTAGTTCAATATATACTATTTTAGCTAATATACTTTTATTAAATATATCAGGAAATATAGCTGTTGCAGCATTTTCGGTAATCACTTATCTTAGTACTTTTTCCTATATGATAGTCATAGGAATGTGTGATGCTATGCAACCTGCTATAAGCTATAATTATGGTTGTAAAAATATTTCAAGAATTAAACAAATTTTTAAAAGAATGTTTTGGGGTTCTTGTATATTTTCTTTTCTAATCTTTTTATGTGTATTTTTTTATCATGAGGATATCGTGTCTTTTTTCAACAAAGAAGAAAATGAATTATTTTTAACTATAGGAAGTAATGCTCTATATTTGTTTTGTTTTTCTCTTTTAATAAATTGGTTTGGAGATGTTGGTATTTCCATTTTTACTGCTTTAGATAAACCTTTGCTTTCCTTATTTGTTTCTATTATGCAAAATTTAATTCTACCTTATCTATTTTTGAAAATTTTGACACATTTTTTTAATTTAAATGGAGTTTGGATTACTCCATTTGTAGCTGATTGTGTTATATTAATTATCGTATCTTTGATGCTTAAAAAAGTTTTTAGACATCTAAACTCTTAG
- a CDS encoding uroporphyrinogen-III synthase, with product MIYFIGREKFYGVENIILNEIKFFEFNVNLNDFDCLIISSKNSIKALMQSHSTLNFNINLYAVGAKSAQFAKSVGFVNVKYPSCAYGKNLAEEFMCEFKNKRCLYLRAKKISSCIDTYLLNQGINLRQIVAYENVALNPQETIKLKHPAVFIFCAPSSIEQFLKFFTFKKEDKVVAIGQSTASKLKNFKNLYICEKQDLNSCLSLAKSLDV from the coding sequence ATGATATATTTTATAGGTAGAGAAAAATTTTACGGTGTGGAAAATATTATTTTAAATGAAATTAAATTTTTTGAATTTAATGTTAATCTTAATGATTTTGATTGCTTGATTATTAGTTCAAAAAATTCTATCAAAGCTTTGATGCAAAGCCATTCTACTTTAAATTTTAATATTAATTTATATGCAGTGGGTGCTAAAAGTGCTCAGTTTGCAAAGAGTGTTGGATTTGTAAATGTGAAATATCCTAGTTGTGCTTATGGAAAGAATTTAGCTGAAGAATTTATGTGTGAATTTAAAAATAAAAGATGTTTATATTTAAGAGCTAAAAAAATTAGCTCTTGTATTGATACTTATTTATTAAATCAAGGAATTAATTTAAGACAAATTGTTGCTTATGAAAATGTGGCTTTAAATCCGCAAGAAACAATAAAATTAAAACATCCTGCTGTTTTTATTTTTTGTGCCCCATCAAGTATTGAACAATTTTTAAAATTTTTTACTTTTAAAAAAGAAGATAAAGTAGTAGCTATAGGTCAAAGTACCGCTTCAAAACTTAAAAATTTTAAAAATTTATATATTTGTGAAAAACAAGATCTAAACTCATGTTTAAGTTTGGCTAAGAGTTTAGATGTCTAA
- the thiE gene encoding thiamine phosphate synthase produces MNSSKLYLVASKGKKSENEFLNIIKTSLEAGVDIIQLREKNLNTLEFYHLALKVKAICDEFKIPFLINDRLDIALAIDASGVHIGQTDLPLQKARKLLGNEKIIGITINHKFELENIKGADYLGVGAVFNTPSKENCVVLGIEGLKEITRLSSLPVIAIGGINENNISMLKDSGVTGVAVIRAIMDAKNPYEATLFLKKIIKDLYSL; encoded by the coding sequence ATGAATTCATCTAAACTTTATCTGGTTGCTAGTAAGGGTAAAAAAAGTGAGAATGAATTTTTAAATATTATTAAGACTTCCTTAGAGGCAGGGGTTGATATAATTCAACTTAGAGAAAAAAATCTTAATACCTTGGAATTTTATCACTTGGCATTAAAGGTAAAAGCTATATGCGATGAATTTAAGATTCCATTTTTAATTAATGATCGATTGGATATTGCTTTGGCAATTGATGCTAGCGGAGTGCATATTGGGCAAACAGATTTACCCTTACAAAAGGCTAGAAAGCTTTTAGGTAATGAAAAAATTATAGGAATAACCATTAATCATAAATTTGAATTAGAAAATATAAAAGGTGCTGATTATTTGGGTGTTGGAGCTGTATTTAATACTCCTAGTAAAGAAAATTGCGTTGTGCTTGGAATTGAAGGATTAAAAGAAATTACAAGATTGAGTTCTTTGCCTGTGATTGCAATTGGTGGTATAAATGAAAATAATATAAGTATGTTAAAAGATAGTGGTGTTACCGGTGTGGCTGTAATTAGAGCAATTATGGATGCTAAAAATCCATATGAAGCAACTTTATTTTTAAAAAAAATAATTAAAGATTTGTATTCGTTATGA
- the thiD gene encoding bifunctional hydroxymethylpyrimidine kinase/phosphomethylpyrimidine kinase, with protein MQAKTQHKIPILTIAGSDCSGGAGLQADLKTFSAHDLFGMSVVVSVVAENTARVISCFDIPKQMIDEQMLAIYEDIKPEAVKIGMLGSKEIIQCVKENLLQFESKNIVIDPVMFAKNGYALMPLENCQFFKDEIISLADVLTPNIPEAEFLCDFKITNEDDMRRAAIELHKIGAKSVLVKGGHSKNNTNDVFFDGEKFSIFKGEKIDTKNTHGTGCTLSSAIASNLALGKEKNEAIALAKEYVFGAILNSLALGKGCGPTNHFFKFEK; from the coding sequence ATACAAGCAAAAACACAACATAAAATTCCTATTTTAACTATTGCTGGAAGTGATTGTAGTGGTGGTGCTGGCTTGCAAGCTGATTTAAAGACTTTTAGTGCTCATGATTTATTTGGCATGAGCGTGGTTGTAAGCGTGGTTGCTGAAAATACTGCTAGAGTTATCTCTTGTTTTGATATACCTAAACAAATGATAGATGAACAAATGTTGGCAATTTATGAAGATATTAAGCCAGAAGCTGTAAAGATTGGTATGCTTGGATCGAAAGAAATCATACAATGCGTTAAAGAAAATTTACTTCAGTTTGAATCTAAAAATATAGTAATTGATCCTGTGATGTTTGCTAAAAATGGCTATGCTTTGATGCCTTTAGAAAATTGTCAGTTTTTTAAAGATGAAATTATATCTTTGGCTGATGTCTTAACACCTAATATACCTGAGGCTGAATTTTTATGTGATTTTAAGATTACCAATGAAGATGATATGAGAAGAGCAGCTATTGAGCTTCATAAGATTGGAGCTAAAAGTGTTTTAGTTAAGGGCGGGCACAGTAAAAATAATACCAATGATGTTTTTTTTGATGGAGAAAAATTTAGTATCTTTAAAGGTGAAAAAATTGATACTAAAAATACTCATGGAACGGGTTGTACATTAAGTTCAGCTATAGCATCAAATTTAGCCCTTGGTAAAGAAAAAAATGAAGCTATAGCTTTGGCTAAGGAATATGTCTTTGGAGCTATTTTAAATTCTTTAGCACTTGGAAAAGGATGTGGTCCTACAAATCATTTCTTTAAATTTGAGAAATAA
- a CDS encoding low molecular weight protein-tyrosine-phosphatase yields the protein MFNIIFVCLGNICRSPMAEFIMKDLIAQNNLNNKINVSSAGTSGYHDGEDAHYKTKEILKNKNILVKNFCSKKLNEKMCQENNLIIVMDNSNLKNTIKMFPAYKDKIKKLTDYVVNLDYDEVPDPWYSGDFDETYLILSNACNNLLTCIKSQRI from the coding sequence ATGTTTAATATAATTTTTGTATGCTTGGGTAATATATGTCGTTCTCCTATGGCAGAATTCATAATGAAAGATCTCATAGCTCAAAACAATCTAAACAATAAAATCAATGTAAGTAGTGCTGGAACATCAGGTTATCATGATGGAGAAGATGCTCATTATAAAACGAAAGAAATTCTAAAAAATAAAAATATTTTGGTTAAAAATTTTTGTAGTAAAAAACTTAATGAAAAAATGTGTCAAGAAAATAATTTAATCATAGTTATGGATAATTCCAACCTAAAAAATACCATCAAAATGTTTCCAGCATATAAAGATAAAATCAAAAAACTTACAGATTATGTTGTAAATTTAGATTATGATGAAGTTCCTGACCCTTGGTATAGTGGCGATTTTGATGAAACCTATTTAATACTTTCAAATGCTTGCAATAACTTACTTACTTGTATCAAATCCCAACGCATCTAA